One stretch of Methermicoccus shengliensis DSM 18856 DNA includes these proteins:
- a CDS encoding DNA topoisomerase I, translating into MERGSLSVVSMHLIITEKHNTAKRIAHILSGGRAEHRKVEGIDAYTFSNTTVVGLRGHVLSLDFPEQYRSWQATSVRELIGAEVVHVPTEKRYVRAIQKLAKDAEEITIATDYDREGELIGVEALRIIEQAHPGLLDGVRVNRVRYSALTKQEIEEAFSHPVEVDFRLAASGEARQTIDLVWGAVLTRYLSIAGGRLGDNFLSVGRVQSPTLALIVQREREIQAFVPQKYWEIEATLENDVVARHEHGRFDDKKEADEVLQRIVGRATLVGLDTGRRTDRPPTPFNTTEFLRAASAIGFSASNAMRIAESLYTNGYISYPRTDNTVYPKSVNLRDVLSALRDGELGEYAAELLSKKRLSPTRGKKETTDHPPIHPVAAARRSQLSEQEWKVYELITRRFFATLADPCIVETQRAVFEVNGEQLVATGLRVLDEGWRRYYIYSKVEDRPLPEMQVGERYAVVEPRLLEKHTKPPARYTQGALIKKMEELGIGTKSTRHEIIAKLYSRGYVVGNPMKPTQLSFSVIDALESNAPNITRPEMTRKLEQDMDRIAEGAVSEQDVIEESRDMLYRVFDQLEKNTEAISRSIREGLREDAVLGRCPSCGKDMLIRRSRRGGRFAGCSGYPECTFTLPLPRSGKIVVSDRVCERHGLFHITVVSKGKRPWRVGCPMCSFEEWKSSNGNTNGDKGQDLTDIEGIGRTYAKRLREAGIKSVDALRQLSPERVSELTGIPLSRVRRWGVW; encoded by the coding sequence ATGGAAAGAGGCTCACTGTCCGTGGTCAGCATGCATCTCATAATCACAGAAAAGCACAACACAGCAAAGCGCATAGCCCACATACTCTCGGGTGGAAGGGCAGAGCACAGGAAGGTGGAGGGCATAGATGCGTACACGTTCTCCAACACCACGGTGGTGGGGCTAAGGGGGCACGTGCTCTCTCTTGACTTCCCAGAGCAGTACAGGAGCTGGCAGGCAACGAGCGTTAGGGAGCTCATTGGGGCAGAGGTCGTGCATGTGCCCACAGAGAAGCGCTATGTGAGGGCAATTCAGAAGCTGGCAAAGGATGCAGAGGAGATTACAATAGCCACAGACTACGACCGAGAGGGGGAGCTCATAGGGGTGGAGGCTCTCAGGATAATAGAGCAGGCGCATCCTGGGTTGCTCGATGGGGTGAGGGTGAACAGGGTGCGCTACAGCGCCCTCACCAAGCAGGAGATAGAGGAGGCGTTCTCACATCCAGTGGAGGTGGACTTCAGGCTTGCCGCCTCTGGGGAGGCGAGGCAGACCATTGACCTCGTGTGGGGGGCGGTGCTCACCCGCTACCTCTCAATTGCAGGGGGAAGGCTGGGCGATAACTTCCTCTCGGTGGGCAGGGTGCAGTCCCCCACCCTCGCCCTCATCGTGCAGAGGGAGAGGGAAATTCAGGCGTTCGTGCCCCAGAAGTACTGGGAGATTGAGGCAACGCTCGAAAACGATGTGGTGGCAAGGCACGAGCATGGCAGGTTCGACGACAAAAAAGAGGCAGACGAGGTGCTTCAGAGGATAGTGGGCAGGGCAACGCTGGTGGGGCTCGATACTGGAAGGCGCACCGACCGCCCACCCACTCCTTTCAACACCACCGAGTTTCTGAGAGCCGCGAGCGCCATTGGCTTTTCCGCATCGAATGCCATGAGGATAGCAGAGTCCCTGTACACCAACGGATACATTTCCTATCCAAGAACGGACAACACAGTGTATCCCAAGAGCGTGAACCTGCGGGATGTGCTCTCTGCCCTGAGGGATGGGGAGCTCGGGGAGTATGCCGCAGAGCTGCTATCCAAGAAGCGGCTATCCCCCACCCGAGGCAAAAAAGAGACCACCGACCATCCTCCCATCCATCCAGTGGCGGCGGCAAGGCGCTCGCAGCTGAGCGAGCAGGAGTGGAAGGTGTACGAGCTCATAACGAGACGCTTTTTTGCCACGCTCGCAGACCCCTGCATCGTGGAGACACAGCGGGCGGTGTTCGAGGTGAACGGCGAGCAGCTTGTAGCCACGGGGCTCAGGGTGCTCGATGAGGGCTGGAGGCGGTACTACATCTACTCGAAGGTGGAGGACAGGCCCCTGCCAGAGATGCAGGTGGGAGAGCGGTACGCAGTGGTGGAGCCAAGGCTGCTGGAGAAGCACACAAAGCCCCCAGCGAGGTACACCCAGGGCGCCCTGATAAAGAAGATGGAGGAGCTTGGCATAGGCACAAAGTCCACGAGGCACGAGATCATCGCCAAGCTGTACAGCAGGGGCTATGTGGTGGGCAACCCCATGAAGCCCACACAACTATCGTTCTCGGTGATAGACGCCCTCGAGAGCAATGCCCCCAACATCACCCGTCCCGAGATGACGCGCAAGCTCGAGCAGGACATGGACAGGATAGCCGAGGGGGCAGTGAGCGAGCAGGACGTGATAGAGGAGTCGAGGGACATGCTCTATCGGGTGTTCGACCAGCTCGAAAAGAACACCGAAGCCATATCGAGGTCCATAAGGGAGGGGCTGCGGGAGGATGCGGTGCTCGGCAGGTGTCCCTCGTGTGGCAAGGACATGCTCATAAGGCGCTCGAGAAGGGGAGGAAGGTTCGCTGGATGCTCTGGATACCCGGAGTGCACGTTCACGCTGCCCCTCCCAAGGTCGGGCAAGATAGTGGTGAGCGACAGGGTGTGCGAGAGGCACGGGCTCTTCCACATCACGGTGGTGAGCAAGGGCAAGCGGCCATGGAGGGTGGGCTGTCCCATGTGCAGCTTCGAGGAGTGGAAGAGCTCAAACGGCAACACGAATGGCGACAAGGGTCAGGACCTCACTGACATCGAGGGAATTGGCAGGACGTATGCCAAAAGGCTGCGGGAGGCTGGAATAAAGAGCGTGGATGCCCTAAGGCAGCTATCGCCAGAGAGGGTCTCGGAGCTCACGGGCATACCGCTCTCGAGGGTGAGGAGGTGGGGGGTGTGGTGA
- a CDS encoding DUF1786 domain-containing protein — protein MRLIAIDIGMGTQDVLVYDPERRMENCTKLVLPSPTLLKASAVRRARALGRDVVLTGGVMGGGHITRAVREHIEAGLRVYATRDAALTLKDDLRRVERMGVRLIEHEDEAPEDAVAVELRDLDLPMLERMLLCVDEPLPEVVAVAVQDHGFSLSSNRVFRFEHLRRTLERGGRIEHFAYMGNVPEHLTRMRQVCADAAPRRCLVMDTGPAAIFGCLTEEEGSCVVVNVGNGHTLGAAVCDGRVVGLFEHHTRLVDARKLDALIEGLWSGTLTHEQVFEEGGHGAYVKEPIGETRVLVTGPNRHIMRGSSLSVSFPAPFGDMMLTGCFGLLFAARALGLDVPDTTDL, from the coding sequence ATGAGGCTCATTGCAATCGACATAGGCATGGGCACGCAGGACGTGCTCGTGTACGACCCAGAGAGGAGGATGGAGAACTGCACCAAGCTGGTGCTGCCCTCGCCCACGCTGCTGAAAGCCAGCGCCGTGAGGCGGGCACGGGCGCTTGGCAGGGACGTGGTGCTCACGGGCGGCGTGATGGGAGGGGGGCACATCACCCGTGCGGTGAGGGAGCACATCGAGGCTGGGCTGCGGGTATATGCCACGAGGGATGCGGCGCTCACCCTCAAGGACGACCTCAGAAGGGTGGAGCGCATGGGGGTGCGCCTCATCGAGCACGAGGATGAGGCTCCAGAGGATGCAGTGGCGGTGGAGCTCAGAGACCTCGACCTCCCCATGCTCGAGCGCATGCTATTGTGCGTGGACGAGCCACTTCCAGAGGTGGTGGCTGTGGCAGTGCAGGACCACGGGTTCTCCCTGTCATCCAACAGGGTGTTCAGGTTCGAGCACCTGCGCCGCACGCTGGAGAGGGGGGGCAGAATAGAGCACTTTGCATACATGGGCAACGTGCCAGAGCACCTCACCCGCATGCGTCAGGTGTGTGCCGATGCCGCGCCCAGACGGTGCCTCGTGATGGACACGGGACCCGCAGCCATCTTTGGATGCCTCACGGAAGAAGAGGGCAGCTGTGTGGTGGTCAATGTGGGCAACGGGCACACCCTCGGGGCGGCGGTGTGTGATGGCAGGGTGGTGGGGCTGTTCGAGCACCACACTCGGTTGGTGGACGCGAGAAAGCTCGACGCCCTGATAGAGGGGCTATGGAGCGGCACGCTCACCCACGAGCAGGTGTTCGAGGAGGGTGGACACGGGGCATACGTGAAAGAGCCCATAGGCGAGACGAGGGTGCTCGTCACTGGACCCAACAGGCACATCATGAGGGGCTCGAGCCTGAGTGTGAGCTTTCCCGCACCGTTCGGGGACATGATGCTCACTGGATGCTTTGGTCTGCTCTTCGCAGCGAGGGCTCTGGGACTTGACGTGCCAGACACAACCGATTTATAG
- the artA gene encoding archaeosortase A, protein MLQGVLWVSILLLLSASLYPRRERMLLGAAGWWAFCVHWLLQPSHYAAIADWYNVVVTLGAAALCALIGYLMLSFYRGSPALSERALLTLTRASAIGGMVYFPFAQLDTLQSMLEMEVASQTVWLVGALGHAALLLPPSHIVVQGFDIEIVLACTAIESIALFTGLILATDAAGRRKLMALLASVPVIYVLNLFRNAFVVIATGYLWFSSDPYESFYVAHAVLAKVGSTLALVAIAYVVLWLLPELLDVIDEFVSLLRRRGR, encoded by the coding sequence ATGCTCCAAGGCGTGCTCTGGGTGTCCATCCTCCTGCTGCTCTCAGCCTCGCTCTATCCCAGAAGGGAGCGGATGCTGCTGGGCGCTGCTGGCTGGTGGGCGTTCTGTGTGCACTGGCTGCTCCAGCCATCCCACTATGCGGCGATTGCAGACTGGTACAACGTGGTGGTCACGCTGGGAGCTGCCGCGCTGTGTGCCCTCATCGGGTACCTCATGCTCTCCTTCTATCGGGGCAGTCCCGCACTCTCAGAGAGGGCTCTGCTCACCCTCACGCGGGCGAGCGCCATAGGCGGGATGGTATACTTTCCCTTTGCACAGCTCGACACACTCCAGAGCATGCTCGAGATGGAGGTGGCATCCCAGACGGTGTGGCTCGTGGGTGCGCTGGGACATGCCGCCCTCCTTCTGCCCCCAAGCCACATCGTGGTGCAGGGCTTCGACATCGAGATAGTGCTGGCGTGCACAGCCATCGAGAGCATCGCCCTGTTCACTGGGCTCATCCTCGCCACAGACGCTGCTGGCAGGAGAAAACTCATGGCGCTTCTTGCCTCGGTGCCCGTGATATACGTGCTGAACCTCTTCAGAAATGCGTTCGTGGTCATCGCCACAGGGTACCTGTGGTTCTCCTCTGACCCGTATGAGAGCTTCTACGTGGCTCATGCGGTGCTCGCCAAGGTGGGCTCCACCCTTGCCCTCGTGGCAATAGCCTATGTGGTGCTATGGCTGCTTCCAGAGCTGCTGGATGTGATAGACGAGTTCGTGTCCTTGCTCAGGAGGCGAGGCAGATGA
- a CDS encoding phosphatidylserine decarboxylase, whose amino-acid sequence MSWILLFGIGLFVLGGFFVLFFRDPERACAHDSSVLLSAADGTVVEAEQGRVAVFMSLWDVHVCRSPCDARVVHMRSIGDSHLPAFLSRSRGNARLSMRMSTEHGDVEVVLISGTLARRIDPFVREGESVEQGQRIGRIVLGSRVEVHFDEPWRVCAAVGETVRAGITPIARLDGNGTRC is encoded by the coding sequence ATGAGCTGGATTCTGCTTTTTGGCATCGGGCTGTTCGTCCTTGGGGGCTTTTTCGTGCTGTTCTTCAGGGACCCCGAGAGAGCCTGCGCTCATGATTCGAGTGTGCTGCTCTCGGCAGCCGATGGCACGGTGGTGGAGGCAGAGCAGGGAAGGGTGGCGGTGTTCATGAGCCTGTGGGACGTGCACGTGTGCAGGTCTCCATGTGATGCGAGGGTGGTGCACATGCGCAGCATCGGGGACTCCCATCTTCCAGCGTTTCTCTCCCGTTCGAGGGGCAATGCGCGCCTGTCCATGAGGATGAGCACGGAGCACGGTGATGTGGAGGTGGTGCTCATATCTGGCACCCTGGCAAGAAGAATCGACCCCTTTGTGAGGGAGGGTGAGAGCGTGGAGCAGGGGCAGCGCATAGGAAGAATCGTGCTGGGCTCGAGGGTGGAGGTGCACTTCGATGAGCCGTGGAGGGTGTGCGCTGCCGTGGGCGAAACCGTCAGGGCTGGTATCACTCCGATAGCGAGGCTGGATGGCAATGGGACGAGATGTTAA
- a CDS encoding 7-carboxy-7-deazaguanine synthase QueE, protein MRACVHELFSSIQGEGTHVGEWHVFLRFSGCPLRCIYCDTVQARTVRSSCVVHTSPPSVLHNPVGLDEVLDAIECLWSTRCEFVSLTGGEPLLYPDFILALAEHCPHPLYLETSGVPHSSALRVAHTIDVAACDIKLREHGATSHYGGLVEQEIATIRALVEEGVEVCVKVVVLESTEVDTIEQVASLLEKLPITLVLQPAAGTVMDMERLARMADVAAEHVEHVRVVPQLHTLLNIR, encoded by the coding sequence ATGAGGGCATGTGTGCACGAGCTGTTCTCCTCCATTCAAGGGGAGGGCACGCACGTGGGCGAGTGGCACGTGTTCCTGCGCTTTTCTGGCTGCCCTTTGCGCTGCATATACTGCGATACCGTCCAAGCCCGCACCGTCCGCTCATCGTGCGTGGTGCACACCAGCCCCCCCTCGGTGCTGCACAACCCCGTGGGGCTGGACGAGGTACTGGATGCGATAGAGTGTCTGTGGAGCACAAGATGCGAGTTCGTGAGCCTCACGGGTGGCGAGCCGCTGCTCTATCCCGACTTCATCCTCGCCCTCGCAGAGCACTGCCCTCACCCTCTGTATCTCGAGACCAGTGGCGTGCCCCACAGCTCCGCGCTTCGGGTCGCCCACACGATAGACGTGGCTGCGTGCGACATCAAGCTCAGAGAGCATGGGGCGACCTCTCACTATGGGGGGCTGGTGGAGCAGGAGATTGCCACCATCCGTGCCCTCGTGGAGGAGGGCGTGGAGGTGTGCGTCAAGGTGGTGGTGCTCGAGAGCACGGAGGTGGACACAATAGAGCAGGTGGCATCGCTGCTCGAGAAGCTTCCCATCACGCTGGTGCTCCAGCCCGCGGCTGGCACGGTGATGGACATGGAGAGGTTAGCGCGCATGGCGGATGTGGCGGCAGAGCACGTGGAGCACGTGAGGGTGGTGCCCCAGCTTCACACACTGCTCAACATCAGATGA
- the queC gene encoding 7-cyano-7-deazaguanine synthase QueC, with product MQKTEKAPLPHEPHCLYRRAVSSPGPRFKNSPIGVQKAKEDEVGGVCMTDAVVLLSGGLDSLVCMAVAAQHHEVLAITFDYGQRAAVRESAAAEAIARHYGASHRVVELGFLAGGALTEGGALPEPTPDELSGDAARRSARAVWVPARNLVFCSIAASVAESLGAHTIFIGANAEEGETFPDNTPAFVESFNKTLHHATLERMELVAPLIELEKPDIVRLGAELGAPFELSWSCYRSLEKPCGKCESCVRRRRAFARAGVRDPLG from the coding sequence ATGCAAAAAACCGAGAAAGCCCCTCTCCCGCACGAGCCGCACTGCCTCTATCGAAGGGCGGTCTCGTCTCCAGGTCCCAGATTCAAAAACAGCCCCATTGGTGTGCAAAAGGCTAAAGAGGATGAGGTCGGAGGGGTGTGCATGACAGATGCGGTGGTGCTGCTCTCTGGTGGGCTGGACTCTCTGGTGTGCATGGCGGTGGCGGCACAACACCACGAAGTCCTCGCCATAACGTTCGACTATGGACAGCGGGCTGCAGTGCGGGAGAGTGCCGCTGCAGAGGCGATAGCCCGCCACTATGGCGCATCCCACAGGGTGGTGGAGCTTGGCTTTCTTGCGGGCGGTGCGCTCACCGAGGGTGGTGCACTGCCAGAGCCCACGCCAGATGAGCTCTCTGGGGATGCAGCCAGAAGGAGCGCAAGAGCGGTGTGGGTTCCAGCCCGCAACCTCGTGTTCTGCTCGATTGCTGCGAGCGTGGCAGAAAGCCTCGGGGCACACACGATATTCATCGGGGCAAACGCAGAGGAGGGAGAGACGTTCCCAGACAACACACCGGCGTTCGTGGAGAGCTTCAACAAAACGCTACATCATGCCACACTCGAGCGGATGGAGCTCGTGGCGCCCCTCATCGAGCTTGAAAAGCCAGACATCGTGCGGCTCGGGGCAGAGCTTGGCGCACCGTTCGAGCTGTCGTGGTCGTGCTACCGCTCTCTCGAGAAACCGTGTGGGAAGTGCGAGTCGTGTGTGAGACGAAGGAGAGCGTTTGCACGGGCGGGCGTGAGGGACCCTCTGGGGTGA
- a CDS encoding ADP-dependent glucokinase/phosphofructokinase, protein MFVCAFNTNIDHVVRLSGNMVEALCRDVGCDFETPPSSIEDEADVLSALLHCMRKGVGREVVIDDPAPIERLGLSGVDRLGGNAANSAAGLAALGCPALLNVAAPSRRQMALIPSGVHVPLDAHSEIDLVHSVLEFTRGDVVHIGSERVVVPESDRLIITYDPLNTRMVVSKAFEEELLEGLEGVSAALASGFHLLKRRRDAHEVVALLRRVHALRPELRIHSELGSPADVGVLKDVLSSLRGVLFSISMNEQEATELFGGSWSSVEARQRMHEFFEHMEMHTLCVHSTHVVYCMSREPEVAERAAQLGARCAGVLALCGHVSRDNLDIPLATSVKGMRTIAHLSPLEWDGHVEVLVPTYHVEHRATSTGLGDAFTAGFLKVLGESS, encoded by the coding sequence ATGTTTGTGTGTGCGTTCAACACCAACATAGACCATGTGGTAAGGCTCTCGGGCAATATGGTGGAGGCACTGTGCAGGGATGTGGGGTGCGATTTTGAGACCCCTCCATCCAGCATAGAGGACGAGGCGGACGTGCTCTCTGCCCTGTTGCACTGCATGAGGAAGGGTGTGGGAAGGGAGGTGGTCATCGACGACCCCGCCCCCATTGAGAGGCTCGGGCTCTCGGGCGTCGACAGGCTTGGGGGCAATGCCGCAAACAGTGCAGCCGGGCTTGCAGCCCTTGGCTGCCCTGCTCTTTTGAACGTGGCAGCCCCCTCCAGAAGACAGATGGCGCTCATTCCGTCTGGGGTGCATGTACCCCTCGATGCCCATTCTGAAATCGACCTCGTGCACTCCGTGCTCGAGTTCACCCGTGGCGATGTGGTGCACATTGGGAGTGAGAGGGTGGTGGTGCCCGAGAGCGACAGGCTAATCATCACCTACGACCCTCTGAACACGAGGATGGTGGTGAGCAAGGCGTTCGAGGAAGAGCTGCTCGAAGGGCTCGAGGGGGTATCGGCAGCACTCGCCTCTGGGTTTCACCTGCTAAAAAGAAGGCGGGATGCCCATGAGGTGGTGGCGCTGCTAAGGCGCGTGCACGCTTTGCGTCCAGAGCTGAGGATTCATTCAGAGCTTGGCTCTCCAGCCGACGTGGGGGTGCTGAAGGATGTGCTGAGCTCTCTCAGGGGTGTGCTGTTCAGCATCAGCATGAACGAGCAGGAGGCTACGGAGCTGTTTGGGGGGAGCTGGAGCAGCGTGGAGGCGAGGCAGCGCATGCACGAGTTTTTTGAGCACATGGAGATGCACACCCTGTGCGTGCACTCCACCCACGTGGTGTACTGCATGAGTCGGGAGCCAGAGGTGGCAGAGAGGGCAGCCCAGCTTGGGGCAAGGTGTGCAGGGGTGCTTGCCCTCTGCGGTCATGTCAGCAGGGACAACCTCGATATCCCACTTGCCACCAGCGTCAAGGGCATGCGCACCATCGCACACCTCTCGCCCCTCGAGTGGGATGGGCACGTGGAGGTGCTGGTGCCCACATACCACGTGGAGCACAGGGCAACCAGCACTGGGCTGGGCGATGCGTTCACCGCTGGCTTTCTCAAGGTGCTGGGGGAGTCATCGTAG
- a CDS encoding flavodoxin family protein, translating into MDVLVISGSPNKSGNCEQMAADVRSIVEERGYSTALFSLAHKKVEPCTACNACAKEPRCPIEDDMEEAYGLLRSAKGVFVIAPVYFGCVSAQLKALFDRTLLLRRDGMALKGKVGAAASVGRARNGGQELTIQAVHAWMHISGMVVVGDDSHFGGTVVHPYAEDEFGRQTVRNTASKLCDVLDMLR; encoded by the coding sequence ATGGACGTGCTGGTGATATCTGGAAGCCCGAATAAGAGCGGCAACTGTGAGCAGATGGCAGCCGATGTGAGGAGCATCGTGGAGGAGAGGGGGTACTCCACCGCGCTGTTCAGCCTTGCTCACAAGAAGGTGGAGCCATGCACTGCGTGTAATGCGTGTGCCAAGGAGCCAAGGTGTCCCATCGAGGACGACATGGAGGAGGCGTATGGGTTGCTGCGCAGCGCGAAGGGCGTGTTTGTGATAGCTCCCGTGTACTTTGGATGCGTGAGTGCCCAGCTCAAGGCGCTGTTTGATAGGACGCTGCTGCTGAGAAGAGATGGCATGGCCCTCAAGGGCAAGGTGGGAGCGGCAGCGAGCGTTGGCAGGGCACGAAATGGTGGACAGGAGCTCACGATACAGGCGGTGCACGCATGGATGCACATCAGTGGAATGGTGGTCGTGGGAGACGACAGCCACTTCGGGGGCACGGTGGTGCACCCCTATGCCGAGGACGAGTTTGGAAGGCAAACAGTGCGCAACACTGCATCCAAGCTGTGCGACGTGCTGGACATGCTACGATGA
- a CDS encoding DUF92 domain-containing protein has translation MEEQHGIAGWKRQLLHMVAGMLVLVLPFVPTQLLLIGCGLVLVVLALVKYVHRVPISSDDLGSGMMLVLAALVLVAFVLLSEMAYSHYPSMMSGALPLFVVGAALSIATIADSIANIYQHTRQGTGAEPKLRDVSSSLVFLFSSMVVALVIGGWIALQEGMMVSLDVLFFVSVMGAISATLLGSISPRTTYNLVVPMGSAMVMWLFFDVGYTTPILHVLGVLVGALVLGYLAYRVGIADLSGLLSATLVGVLVMVFGSVWWFVLVLSFFVLGGGFTKYRYAYKESLGAAQSRRGVRGYENVFSNTLPALALVVLYRVFPELHPVIFAAFLASIATATADTLASEVGETSRAVPRLITNLKPVRVGEDGGITLLGEAASLMGALATALLAFVLLELGLEPMPTEPSHMLVVGVISGFAGTNIDSLLGATLQRRGVLGNSGVNLASTAMAAILGAAMYNYL, from the coding sequence ATGGAAGAGCAGCACGGCATTGCAGGATGGAAGAGGCAGCTGCTGCACATGGTAGCTGGCATGCTGGTGCTGGTGCTACCCTTCGTGCCCACCCAGCTGCTCCTGATTGGTTGTGGGCTGGTGCTGGTGGTGCTCGCATTGGTCAAGTATGTGCACCGTGTCCCCATTAGCAGCGATGACCTCGGGAGCGGGATGATGCTGGTGTTGGCAGCGCTCGTGTTGGTCGCCTTCGTGCTGCTCTCAGAGATGGCATACTCCCACTACCCCAGCATGATGAGCGGGGCGCTTCCACTGTTCGTGGTGGGTGCTGCCCTTTCAATTGCCACCATTGCTGACTCGATTGCCAACATATATCAGCACACGAGGCAGGGCACGGGAGCCGAGCCAAAGCTCAGGGACGTGAGCTCCAGCCTCGTATTTTTGTTCTCGAGCATGGTGGTGGCGCTCGTGATTGGAGGGTGGATTGCCCTTCAGGAGGGCATGATGGTGTCTCTCGATGTGCTGTTTTTCGTGTCGGTGATGGGAGCCATAAGCGCCACGCTGCTGGGCTCCATCAGCCCCCGCACCACATACAACCTCGTGGTGCCCATGGGAAGTGCCATGGTGATGTGGCTGTTCTTCGATGTGGGCTACACCACTCCCATCCTGCACGTGCTCGGTGTGCTCGTGGGCGCCCTCGTGCTGGGCTATCTTGCATACAGAGTGGGCATTGCAGACCTCTCTGGACTGCTCTCCGCCACCCTCGTGGGCGTGCTCGTGATGGTGTTTGGCAGCGTGTGGTGGTTCGTGCTCGTGCTCTCGTTCTTTGTGCTCGGAGGAGGGTTCACCAAGTACAGGTACGCCTACAAGGAGTCGCTTGGAGCCGCCCAGAGCAGAAGGGGCGTGAGGGGATACGAGAATGTGTTTTCCAACACCCTTCCGGCACTGGCATTAGTGGTGCTCTACAGGGTGTTCCCAGAGCTGCACCCAGTGATATTTGCGGCATTTTTGGCCAGCATCGCCACCGCCACCGCCGACACGCTGGCAAGCGAGGTGGGGGAGACATCCAGAGCGGTGCCAAGGCTCATCACCAATCTCAAGCCCGTGAGGGTGGGAGAGGATGGTGGAATCACGCTTCTTGGAGAGGCAGCATCGCTGATGGGTGCCCTTGCCACGGCGCTGCTCGCATTCGTGCTGTTGGAGCTGGGTCTCGAGCCGATGCCAACCGAGCCCTCTCACATGCTCGTGGTGGGTGTCATCTCCGGGTTCGCTGGCACCAACATCGACAGCCTCCTTGGAGCCACGCTTCAGAGAAGGGGCGTGCTGGGAAACAGCGGCGTGAACCTCGCATCCACGGCGATGGCAGCCATTCTGGGGGCTGCCATGTATAATTACTTATAG
- a CDS encoding undecaprenyl diphosphate synthase family protein encodes MNLLFAYEWKLMRDVLRHTSRLPTYITLVLSERDVLEAGAKSVERFVRWCGELGITTLSVYIDVLEVGELEEAIVERVVSEVRRTFERSPYSVVVIKKLADDAVREDVSIPSSPAPPEVVMSVGFGGKSELVHAVRALLREVKEGRLRPEDIDEDELASHLLFPNEPDLVIRSGGRRLADFLVWQSVYSEIYFTDVNWKNFRKVDFLRAVRDFQRRQRRFGR; translated from the coding sequence ATGAACCTTCTCTTTGCGTATGAGTGGAAGCTCATGCGGGACGTGCTGCGCCATACCTCGAGGCTGCCCACCTACATAACGCTCGTGCTCTCTGAGCGGGATGTTTTGGAGGCTGGTGCCAAGAGTGTGGAGAGGTTCGTGCGCTGGTGTGGAGAGCTGGGCATCACCACCCTCTCGGTGTACATAGATGTGCTCGAGGTGGGGGAGCTTGAGGAGGCAATCGTAGAGAGGGTAGTGTCAGAGGTAAGACGCACGTTCGAGCGCTCTCCATATAGTGTTGTCGTGATAAAAAAGCTCGCAGATGATGCGGTGAGGGAGGATGTGAGCATCCCCTCCTCGCCAGCACCCCCTGAGGTGGTCATGTCGGTGGGCTTTGGGGGAAAGAGCGAGCTCGTGCATGCGGTGCGTGCCTTGCTCCGCGAGGTGAAGGAGGGCAGGCTGCGCCCAGAGGACATAGATGAGGACGAGCTCGCCTCCCACCTGCTGTTTCCCAACGAGCCAGACCTCGTGATTCGAAGTGGGGGAAGACGGCTGGCAGACTTTCTGGTGTGGCAGAGCGTGTACTCCGAGATATACTTCACCGACGTCAACTGGAAGAACTTCAGAAAGGTGGATTTCTTGCGCGCCGTTCGTGACTTTCAGCGAAGGCAGAGAAGGTTTGGAAGGTGA